In the genome of Sinorhizobium chiapasense, the window TCTCCCACCTGCTTTTCAGGCGGCAGGCTTGCCACATCCATGACAGCGAGGCCAATGAATTGCTGTCATCTTAATCATAAAGGCATGTGATGTAACCGCCGGAGCGGCTGGCGCGGCGCTCGATGAGCGAGGCAAGCCGCCGCAGGCCCCGCCCGGGCTTGCCGGCGTTGCGGTCGATCGGATTGGGCAGCGATACGGCAAGCAGAGCAGCCTGGCGACGCGTGAGCTTCGCAGCCGAAACGCCGAAGTGGTGCTGCGCGGCCGCCTCGACGCCGTAAATGCCGTCGCCCCACTCGGCGACGTTCAGGTAGATTTCCATCATCCGGCGCTTGCTCCAGACGAAATCGGCGACGATCGCAAGCGGCAGTTCCATCGCCTTGCGGACAAAGGAACGGCCGTTCCAGAGAAACAGGTTCTTGACCGTCTGCATCGGGATCGTGCTTGCGCCCCGCGTCTGTTCGCCGTCCAGCGCATCCTCGACGACGCCACGCATCTGGTTCCAGTCGATACCGGCATGCGAGCAGAACTGGCCATCCTCCGACATCATCACCGACTGGACGAGCACAGGGGCGATGTCGTCGAACGCAACCCATTGCCGGTCATAGCCGCGCAGCAGCACGAGGTCGCGCAACATCAGCGTCGAGATCGGGCGAACGAAATCCAGGGCATA includes:
- the mtgA gene encoding monofunctional biosynthetic peptidoglycan transglycosylase, with the translated sequence MDIVPEALEEGEMSANRWSAAWRARVRRLFLVVLALLVLPYVLIVFYALDFVRPISTLMLRDLVLLRGYDRQWVAFDDIAPVLVQSVMMSEDGQFCSHAGIDWNQMRGVVEDALDGEQTRGASTIPMQTVKNLFLWNGRSFVRKAMELPLAIVADFVWSKRRMMEIYLNVAEWGDGIYGVEAAAQHHFGVSAAKLTRRQAALLAVSLPNPIDRNAGKPGRGLRRLASLIERRASRSGGYITCLYD